A region from the Clostridium beijerinckii genome encodes:
- a CDS encoding CotS family spore coat protein, protein MSNEVLSLQECNLSPEIIKQNVLTHYNLQNSRISIIKFKDTDKQRAVYRIDFKEKSYCLKKVYYNTKDLLYVYSAIEWLYRNNIRVPKLLPTIDNNRFVSYQNMLFILTPWIEGEKCNFDNINHVILSVKKLSTVHSISRDFQPILGSSLKEGFDDYYISILKHFQDLLQTSNEAFKYKDTFSRQFISTFDMNLRLAKISLNMSNKIDNNNLSKSLCHGDYVNKNLIFPSDLDPWIIDFDKCKVDYCAKDLAYFMRRLLKRENTKWNIDLALSVLKTYNEYSPLTESDLKYLISYICFPQKYWKISRDYYKNINKCNKSAFLTLLSNATAKTDLQYDFALRIIDEVQKEFNTILL, encoded by the coding sequence ATGAGCAATGAAGTTTTATCTTTACAAGAATGTAATCTTTCCCCTGAAATCATAAAGCAAAATGTTTTGACTCACTATAATTTACAAAACTCACGAATTTCAATTATTAAATTTAAAGATACAGATAAACAAAGAGCAGTATATAGAATAGATTTTAAAGAAAAAAGTTATTGTTTGAAAAAAGTTTATTATAATACAAAAGATTTACTATATGTATATTCAGCAATTGAATGGCTATATAGAAATAATATCAGAGTACCAAAACTTTTACCTACTATTGATAATAATAGATTTGTATCTTATCAAAACATGCTTTTTATACTAACACCTTGGATTGAAGGAGAGAAATGTAATTTTGATAATATTAATCATGTCATACTTTCCGTAAAAAAGCTTTCTACAGTCCACTCTATTTCTCGTGACTTTCAGCCTATTTTAGGTAGTTCATTAAAAGAAGGATTTGATGATTATTACATATCAATTTTAAAACATTTTCAAGATTTACTTCAAACATCAAATGAAGCCTTTAAGTATAAAGATACATTTTCAAGACAATTTATTTCAACCTTTGATATGAATTTACGTCTTGCTAAAATTTCTTTAAATATGTCAAATAAAATTGATAATAATAATTTGAGTAAATCTTTATGCCATGGTGATTATGTAAATAAAAATTTAATTTTTCCATCTGATTTAGATCCTTGGATAATAGACTTTGATAAATGCAAGGTAGATTATTGTGCAAAAGACTTAGCATATTTTATGCGTAGATTACTTAAGCGCGAAAACACCAAATGGAATATTGACTTAGCCTTATCTGTATTAAAAACTTATAATGAATATTCCCCTTTAACAGAATCAGATTTAAAATATTTGATTTCATATATTTGTTTTCCACAAAAATACTGGAAAATATCAAGAGATTATTATAAAAATATTAACAAGTGTAATAAATCTGCCTTTTTAACTTTACTATCAAATGCAACCGCAAAAACAGACCTTCAATATGATTTTGCATTAAGGATAATAGATGAGGTACAAAAAGAATTCAACACAATTTTGCTTTAA
- a CDS encoding GNAT family N-acetyltransferase, with the protein MKDTKKFIKVYGDFKMRKLTEDDLEQFNGLLRYAFQITMEDLLHTGWTEDKIMHAKMPILQNAYVLGWFYHDKLASMIVVYSMKVNIHDNICNMGGITGVATYPEYTGKGLIKSLIKQVIMHMHEEGQSISFLYPYSIPLYRKHGWEIISDKITFTIKDSQLPKKRPVEGMMERVDLDCEDISNVHDYFSMQRHGAMIRDELAWDEYWRWDNDNIIASIYYSKNHKPLGYLVYYIKNDTFYIKEMVYLNTEAHHGIWNYISAHYSMVNEVKGNNYSGEPMAFLFEDSEMVENIEPYFMARIINVQEFILKYPFLAISQKLKLNLKINDSIAPWNNGVFNVYWDGEETVCKKTDDIHAANLIEMDIQTLTTMLMGYKRPTFLYECGRIQTEYYMLRIMEQLIPVEKPYFSDYF; encoded by the coding sequence ATGAAAGATACAAAAAAATTTATTAAAGTATATGGCGATTTTAAGATGCGAAAACTAACAGAAGATGATTTAGAGCAATTTAATGGTCTTTTACGCTATGCTTTTCAAATAACAATGGAAGATCTTTTGCATACCGGCTGGACAGAAGATAAAATTATGCATGCAAAAATGCCTATTCTTCAAAATGCATATGTCCTTGGTTGGTTTTACCACGACAAACTAGCTTCAATGATTGTAGTATACTCCATGAAAGTGAATATTCATGATAACATTTGTAATATGGGGGGAATTACAGGAGTTGCTACCTATCCTGAATATACAGGCAAAGGATTAATTAAATCACTGATTAAACAAGTTATTATGCATATGCATGAAGAAGGACAATCTATTTCTTTTTTATACCCTTATTCAATTCCTCTTTATAGAAAACATGGCTGGGAAATTATTTCTGATAAAATCACTTTTACAATAAAAGATTCTCAGCTTCCAAAAAAAAGGCCGGTAGAAGGAATGATGGAGCGTGTAGATTTGGATTGTGAGGATATTTCTAATGTACATGATTATTTCTCTATGCAGCGTCATGGAGCTATGATTCGTGATGAACTGGCTTGGGATGAATATTGGCGTTGGGATAATGATAATATTATTGCTTCAATTTATTATAGTAAAAATCATAAACCTCTTGGCTATTTAGTTTATTATATTAAGAATGATACATTTTATATTAAGGAAATGGTTTATTTAAATACTGAAGCACATCATGGAATTTGGAATTACATAAGTGCACATTATTCTATGGTAAACGAAGTAAAAGGGAATAATTATTCTGGAGAACCAATGGCTTTTTTATTTGAAGATAGTGAAATGGTTGAGAACATTGAGCCATATTTCATGGCAAGGATTATAAATGTACAAGAATTTATTTTAAAATATCCCTTTTTAGCCATATCACAAAAACTAAAACTTAATTTAAAAATAAATGATTCTATCGCTCCATGGAATAATGGAGTTTTCAACGTTTACTGGGATGGTGAAGAAACAGTTTGTAAAAAAACTGATGATATTCATGCTGCTAATTTGATAGAAATGGATATTCAGACATTAACAACTATGCTCATGGGATATAAGCGTCCTACATTTTTATATGAGTGTGGAAGAATACAGACAGAATATTATATGCTGCGAATTATGGAACAGTTGATACCAGTAGAAAAACCTTATTTTTCAGATTATTTCTAA